The segment ttatatgttccTTGTTTCTCCAACCTTCCTTCGGTAGGTAGTGGTTTGATGTTTCATATGATTGATTTGATCTTTCATAGGTTAAGCCTAGAGGTTGGTCTGTCAGTTCTATCCAGTTCATTTCTTCTGATACACTCTACAATGAAGTGAGGAACAAGGAAAGTAACGCCCATTTAACACACAGCGAGTACGTAACCCTGCCCTCATTTTCCAGCATTTTCGCTATTTAACACAAGTCTTCTTATTAGACCTTTGGGTTAAACAAAGTGAATGTGGAGGTTTTGACAGTAGTCTGTGACTGTGCTAAATGTTAGGTAGAGCTATATATTAGGCTTACAGGCTGttctactctcttttttttttcattcaaagTGACTGGAAACAAATGACCATTCAAGAAAATCATATACTACATGCATGTGTGGGGGCTCCTTTTGGTTCTTGGATACTAGTTTAACTGATTTGGTTTGTAGCAATCATGATCTCTCAATACTCTAATCCTTTTTTCTTAATTGATAACTTATGACCAACTTTGAATATCTATATGTATTTAAACTCATCAGTTTTATTCTCTTCTGCGCTTTTTTCTTTACTGTTCATTGTCAGAAAAAGTGAACATAAAATGAGAACAAGGGGTGTCGAATTATTTGCATGTGTCATGTGTTCTCTCTGCATATAAACCCATTTGggtacaattttattatatgttattttttctcatttttgttTGATTCTATAGGAGCTGCTCAGTTTGAATATATAGCCCCACCACGTAAATAGCAAGCATAAGATTTCAGAACATTAATGTGAAAAAAGTAGATCGGTTCACGAAAAGAAAATGGTGCTACACATGCAACTTGTTTATTCTTCTTCCTTGGACATTTCTCACTTTGTTTATTCCTTTAAttacaaaaacacattttcttttatatattaaccaCATTGTCCCCACAAAACTTTGGATGAATCTACCCCACATCATATTCTACGCACATacctctctctatctctctttctgtacatatataaatgtatatgcTATGCATACACACCTCTCTATTCTGTGAACAAAAAAGTTCAGTGTTAGGCATTAGTGTAACCTACTTCTTCATCTTTTTCAGGTAAATAAAGAAGTCTTACAAAGTGAAGCTCCATGGTCCTAGTTCCCTAGATCCAAGTTTGCTTTTacttttccttctttttttttgttgttggatATAGACATCCATTACAAGTCTAATTCATTATCATTCTACCTTGCAGATGGAGACTGCGAAACCATTGGATGTTGCTTCAAGAAAAGGAAAACTCAGACGGGCACTTGTGAAAGTTATCAACAACAAAAAGCTAACCGGTGTTCCTCCAGAAGTTGAGAGAGTCAAGAAGAGACAAGAAAAGGTGAAGTTAGATGATCAAGACGCTACAAATCTTTCAGAGTCCTTTGAGAAGCTGGAGGAAGAGTATGAGAAAACACTTTCCATGGAAGCTCTTCTTGCAAAGCTTTTTGCTACAGTTTCTTCCATAAAATCGAGTTATGCACAGTTGCAGTACGCTCAGTCTCCGTATGATCCAGCTGGGATTCAGAGAGCAGACAGGTTGGTCGTTTCAGAGCTGAAGACATTGTCTGAACTAAAACAGAGTTTCTTGAGTAATCAGTTTGATACTAACCCTCATAGAACTCTTGTTCTTGCCGAAGTTCAAGAACTGAGAAGCCTCTCGAAGACTTATGAGATCATGGGGAAGAAGATGGAGTGTCAGTCAAAGCTTAAAGACTCTGAGATCATGTTTCTTAAAGAGAAGTTACAAGAATCCAAGAATCATAACAAGTTGATAGAGAAGAGACTAAGTCATCAACTTCATCTATCAGCACTGAGTCAAACTCATTTCGCTACTTATCTGCACCACACAGTTAAATCAATCCGAGGATTCGTCAAACTGATGATCGAGCAAATGAAGTTCTCTGGTTGGGACGTCCACGCGGCGGCTGAAACGATACAGCCTCGAGTATTGTATCACAAGCAAGACGACACGTGTTTCGCTTTCGAGCATTTCGTTTGCAGGATcatgttcgaagggttttatcTACCTTGCTTCACAAGCGaaccatcatcaccatcatctcGCAAGACGAGTAAAGAGACATTCTTCGAGAGGTTCACGGAGATTAGATCGATGAAAGCGAAAGAGTGTTTAGCGTCACGACCCAAATCAAGATTCTCTACGTTTTGCAGAGCTAAGTATTTGCAGCTCGTACATCCGAAGATGGAGGAGGCTTTCTTCGGACACTTGCATGTAAGAAACCAAGTCTCTGTCGGGGAGGGGGAGTTTCCTGAGACGAGTTTCTGCGTCGCGTTTCTTGAAATGGCGAGACGGGTTTGGCTCTTGCATTGCCTTGCCTTCTCCTTGGACGTTAAACCTTCGATATTTCAAGTGTCTAAGGGTTGCAGATTCTCGGAAGTGTATATGAAGAGCGTGGCGGAAGAAAGCTTGTCGGAATCTGAGCCGAGAGTTGCGTTTACTTTGTTTCCTGGGTTTAGAATTGGGAACGCTTTGGTACAATGCGAGGTTTATCTCTTGCGCTCAAGTCAACGCCGTACGTAACCGGACGGTGGAAAGATCACGGAGATGTCGGAACAGAGGGTATTACGGTAATTTGCGTGGTGGGGGTTATTTTTAGCGTACGAAAATGAAACGAGAAGAAATTTCCTGACCGTTGGATTATGAAGATATGCATATGTGACCGTTGAGATTATGcgtatgttttttcttttcttcctctctttGTCAATATTTAGGACAGTGAGACAGGAAGCATCTCTGAGCTGGTTTCCTTCGTTGAAATCAAATTATTAGCCCATCGGCACTATCTTCTATCCTATATTCCTATGTATGTATATAATTCcgtaataatttatattatttttatgtttcatattttcaatCTATAGTACCAATTAGTGCATCAAAAAGATTGTTTATggattaaattaaataattttgtatgAGTGTAATTGTGATATCTTCTGAAAAGGGACTGAAGCTCGGACATCTATCTATTCAGACCCACCGACCAAATTTAATCAGGATAATACTCTGATGGTCCATTGAATTTTGATAGATCTCCTGGCCCCGGAGTAGTCCTATCAAAGTATCTTTTATGTTATCCAACGACGTCTGGGTCCAGGCTCGGTGGATATTGACCAGGGTACGCTCCATAAACAAAAGCAGAGCCGTAGGCCcaactaatttatttttgctCGAGATATTTACAGTTTAAGTCCTTATACTCCTCTATCATTTACAATTCCTTCCTGAGCATCTTTCCTTCTGATTCTGAATGGCGGGAACGAACTGAGAGCCCTAATTAATTACCTCTATGGTTTTAGCCTCCTTCGTCTCTCGACACTCTCACTCTCTCCCTCCTCTGCTCATCCATCAGTCCAATCTATTTCTCCTCCGTCAACGAGGACGAAACTATCTCCGCCACCGTTACATTTGGATTTCAACGGAGAAAATGCCGATCGTAGCCGAGTACGCGAAGTCGAACCGATCTTCCTGCAAGGCATGCTCGAAGTCAATCGCGACGAAAACACTAAGACTAGGATTGATTAGCAAGGGACCCGGCGGGTTCGACATGACCAGATGGCACCATCTGGATTGTTTCCCTAGCGATTCGGAGTCGATTGCTTCCGTCGACGATATCAAAGGCTTATCCGCTTTAGAGGTTTAGGTGTCTCTCATCATCTATCTAGACTCCCTATGGTTTCTCATCAGTACTCAATTCGTCTCTTTATGGTCTCTCAGAAAGATGATCAAGATGCGTTGGCGAAATTGGTGGAACAGTGTGGTCAGCCTTCTAACCAAGTAACTTCACTGACGACTCTATGCTCTATCTAAGATAACTTACTTTTTCGTAATTGATTGTATCTGTTGGATTAAAAAGCAGGTCGATGAGAAGGTGGAAGAGATTACACATCTCGCAACAGATGATGTAAGTGGGGAGAAGATTAAGGAGACGAAAGGTTCTTCAAAAGTTATTGCTGAGTACGCGAAATCAAGCAGGTCATCGTGCAAGAAGTGCTCTCAGACTATTGCTGCAAAGGAACTGAGATTGGGGCTGGTGACCAGAGACTCCCGGGGTTTCGATATGACGAAATGGCACCACTTGGCTTGTTTCCCCGTTGACTCAGATCCGGTTGATTCTGTTGAGGACATTGGTGGATTTTCGTCACTGCAGGTTAGtctctatttatatatagatCAAGGGGGATAGAAGTCTGGATGTTTTGCATATGTTCTCTGGTTGCTAAGATCATAAAATGGAAATAGATAGTGTTATCTTGGACTTGAATATAGATGGGACTTTTAGTTTAAGTATTTGTCACGTTGACTCTCAAATATATCAGTGGTATTCGTGCTGACACatcttatatatttgattcatttaTTACAATAAAACAGAGTGGTGATCAGGATGCATTAAAGGATTTGGTCCAACAATGCGAGAACAAGACCTTGGTATATTAACTACTAGCAACACCTTTTTTCATAAATTTGTAGGCCTATCCAAACTAACTTCTTACTTTATTTCTGACATTCTGGAACTGAAAAACTAGCTAACGGAAGagacaaacaaaagaaaacattctCAGGTTATTAGATAGTAGTAATCACGTCCTTTAGTAATTTGTATTagttgaattttcatttttttcattggCTTGTAATATATTGTTTCTTGTGAAGGTTGGGGAGATGGAGATGGTGGAAGAAACCAACACGAGCCAACCGACTACTAGAAAACCCAAGGTATGCAAGCAATGAGATGTATTTACCTGCTGATGGTTGGCGCTCTCTTCCTTATCTTGAGATTCTCCCAACTGACTGTAAATACTGTGTTATGCAGATGAACACCAGTGAGTCAACTTCTCAGGTCGTAGGTGAAGCAGAGATCTCTCTTTCAGCATCTGATGTGAAGGAAAAGTACAGGGTAGGCACTCTTGGGAGTTTGTAGCTTTGGCATATGTATTTGTTTTCCAATCATTACGTCTTGGCTGCTAATTATCCTTATTTTTCAGGATGCCAGACTATTACCGAAGTGGAAAGCGTTTGAGACTGTAATATTCCTTGAGCGGGTCAGAAATCATCTTCAGATATGATGTTGCTTTTCGAATTAAGCAAATGTTTTATGTCCTAATCATTAATTCCTTTGCTGTATCTTAACAGGATGAGGGTCTTAACGATTCTGAGAAGATAGCTGCATTTGATTTTGATGGATGCCTAGCAAAAACATCTGTGAAAGTGTAAGAAGCGACTTGGTCACTCAAATTTTTGCTGTTCTTTCTTGCAACCTCTTCCAGTGGccatttatgatttttgttcGTAGTTTGTCTACTTCGGTGATTACTTTTTCAGAAAGGCAATCACCCAATGCTTTTGTACTTCTCATAGTGCATTCTCAGTAAATTTGCGCAGCTCGTTTGTTGCTAtctttacaaaatataattgtgTTATTCATCAATGGATCATATCGTGTTCCGTTGTTTCTTGTCTCTCAGAGTAGGTGCAGATGCATGGTCCCTTATGTACCCTTCTATTCCTGAGAAACTACAAAGTCTTCATAGTCAAGGCTATAAGCTGGTACCTTATCTTCCTTTTGAACTCCATTTTAAGCCATGCAACTCAACAGTCGCAGAGTGTTTGTATAGAAGTGCTAATTATATGTTCATCAGGTTATTTTCACGAATGAGTCCAACATTGACCGGTGGAAGAACAAAAGACAAGCTGCTGTGGACTCGAAAATTGGACGCCTCAACAGTTTTATCAAGCGCGTGGAGGTTCCCATTCAGGTGAAGTGCTCTTTTAGTTTCTCGTAGTCATTTTTATCTACTCAAGAAAACTGTATCAACAAATTTGAGTTATTTTTTgatgcaagttttttttttttgaatgaaaattGAAGTTATTACTAGCTAACATCTgcacattttcaaaatttgaggTGTTCTGACATGTTGATTTCTGAAGTTTAGAAATGGTTTTCGTTCTGAAAACAGGTGTTTATAGCGTGTGGAGTCGCAAGTTCTGGTGGTAAAGATGACCTTTACCGCAAACCCAAGCCAGGAATGTGGCAACTCATGAAGAAGCACCTCAACTCTGGGATTGAAATTGATATGGATGAGTTAGTCTTCTCTATCCATTTGCATCCTCTCAAGCACTTAATTTTGGTGTATACTAACTTCTGTGCCATCAGATCTTTCTATGTCGGGGATGCAGCCGGAAGAAAAGGCGATCACAGTGACGCAGATATAAAATTTGCACAGGTATTTGTTACAAAAACATCAGGCATGTCAGCAATACTTAGAGAGATAATTTGCGCTGATAGACAGATACTTTGTTTGGGTGCAGGCTAGTGGATTGAAGTTTTACACCCCAGAGGAGTACTTTCTCTCTTGAAGTCACTATGGAACAACAAGCTGTATTAGACTTGTGCCTTCTCTTTGCAACTTGTTTAGTCTATAAAGCAAATGCTTTTCGTGATCAAACTATCAGTATGTGTTTAGTTCAACACTCTTTTGGGATTTGATATGACAAAATGGCATCACTTGAGATTTGTTTTCCCGTTGAATCAATCCAATTATCAGCACTACAGAGCTTACCTATTCTGATGATAACCTCTTCTGATGCTAGTACAGCATACCTTAACTGGTGGTTTATCTTGTCTTCCTTCTCTTAACAACTTTattgttgttttctttataaCATCATTGATTGCTCCGAGTTTGAAACCAGGTATGGCGAACGGGCCCGTCTGCTAACGATGTAATGTGCGAAAGGTAGCATACTCTTGCAGCCTACGTACAGGTTTTGGGCCAAATGCTTctgattgaaaaaaatattttgatcattttatctGAGTGCATATGATTGAAACTAGATACTGACTAGTATTACTTTGCTTCAAAGATCCAACAAATCGTGATTGGTTATGTGCTACGTTTTTTGTGATGGTTTCCTGTAAAGTAGCGTGCAACCAAtctaaatttagtaattaaaattttaattagtaataTGAACTTACAATGAACAAATAATTGTACATTATTTAGTAAGTGATTAGTGCAATCATTCTAGTTGCTGTCCTACAAATAAGTGTACATTATTTTAGTATAAGTGATTAGTTTTTTTAAGCTCCCAAGAAAACATCTTAAATTCTTTAAGTAAGACGTACTTTATGATAAATGTGTGTTGCGTCTTTGACATATATCAGATTGGATTGGATTTTACCAGACAGAGACCAAAACAAGGTCAGCAGTTCGTACGATCATGTCTTCCTCGCTTCCTCCACTCCTCtccttcttattcttcttcacCGCCTTCTTTCTCTCTGCCGCCGTCGCCGATCACCACGACAAAACCAGATCTCGCTTCAAACCAcctctcttctcctcctcttatcCATCCCAAAACGCCACGTCACCCACTCGCTACTTCGAAGTCAAAAAGCCACCCGTCCCCTCTTCTCCCTCATCTCAACCGCCATGCTCGCACCAATTCCTCCACCACGACTTCGCTTACACCTACACGAAACCCCCGTCCTCGCCAACTACACTCTCCCCTCCCACTGCCCTCCCCCCTCCTCCCGACACTTCTCCAAAATCATCCTCGAGTTCAGATCCACCTCCCGAGGAAGACAGTTCGACCGCATCTTCGGCCTCTGGCTCGACGGAGTCGAGCTTCTCCGCAGCTGCACAGCCGAGCCTACTCAAAACGGCATCGTCTGGTCCGTCGAGAAAGACGTCACAAAATACCACTCTCTCCTCGTCGACGACAACAAGACTCGCACCCTCGCCCTCTACCTCGGCAACATCGTCGACAAAACCTACACCGGCGTCTACCACGTCGATCTCATCTTCCATTACCACTATCCTCCACTCGATTCCAGCcatcacaacaacaacaactctcCTTCTCGAGCTGATACCATCATCCCTATCTCGAGAAACCTTCCTTTAAACGACGGGCTATGGTTCGAGATCTCGAGTTTGAGTGATTCCAAGCGCAAAGAGTTCAAGATCCCGAGGAATGTGTACAGAGCCGTTCTCGAAGTTTACGTTTCTTTCCACGAGAACGACGAGTTTTGGTACGGGAATCTCCCTAACGACTTTATCACAGCCAACAATCTCAGTGTTTCTGGTGGTAATGGACCTTTTAGAGAAGTTGTGGTTACTCTCGACGGTAGAGTAGCCGGTGCGGTTTGGCCTTTCCCTGTCGTTTTCACCGGTGGGATCAATCCTCTGCTGTGGAGACCGGTCACGGCTATCGGTTCTTTCGATCTGCCGAGTTATGATATCGAGCTGACGCCTTTCTTGGGGAGTTTGTTGGACGGGGAAGGTCATGAGTTTGGGTTTAGCGTGACTAACGCGTTGAACGTTTGGTTTGTG is part of the Raphanus sativus cultivar WK10039 chromosome 5, ASM80110v3, whole genome shotgun sequence genome and harbors:
- the LOC108857066 gene encoding polynucleotide 3'-phosphatase ZDP isoform X2, yielding MVLASFVSRHSHSLPPLLIHQSNLFLLRQRGRNYLRHRYIWISTEKMPIVAEYAKSNRSSCKACSKSIATKTLRLGLISKGPGGFDMTRWHHLDCFPSDSESIASVDDIKGLSALEKDDQDALAKLVEQCGQPSNQVDEKVEEITHLATDDVSGEKIKETKGSSKVIAEYAKSSRSSCKKCSQTIAAKELRLGLVTRDSRGFDMTKWHHLACFPVDSDPVDSVEDIGGFSSLQSGDQDALKDLVQQCENKTLLTEETNKRKHSQVGEMEMVEETNTSQPTTRKPKMNTSESTSQVVGEAEISLSASDVKEKYRDARLLPKWKAFETVIFLERDEGLNDSEKIAAFDFDGCLAKTSVKVVGADAWSLMYPSIPEKLQSLHSQGYKLVIFTNESNIDRWKNKRQAAVDSKIGRLNSFIKRVEVPIQVFIACGVASSGGKDDLYRKPKPGMWQLMKKHLNSGIEIDMDESFYVGDAAGRKGDHSDADIKFAQASGLKFYTPEEYFLS
- the LOC108857066 gene encoding polynucleotide 3'-phosphatase ZDP isoform X1, encoding MVLASFVSRHSHSLPPLLIHQSNLFLLRQRGRNYLRHRYIWISTEKMPIVAEYAKSNRSSCKACSKSIATKTLRLGLISKGPGGFDMTRWHHLDCFPSDSESIASVDDIKGLSALEKDDQDALAKLVEQCGQPSNQQVDEKVEEITHLATDDVSGEKIKETKGSSKVIAEYAKSSRSSCKKCSQTIAAKELRLGLVTRDSRGFDMTKWHHLACFPVDSDPVDSVEDIGGFSSLQSGDQDALKDLVQQCENKTLLTEETNKRKHSQVGEMEMVEETNTSQPTTRKPKMNTSESTSQVVGEAEISLSASDVKEKYRDARLLPKWKAFETVIFLERDEGLNDSEKIAAFDFDGCLAKTSVKVVGADAWSLMYPSIPEKLQSLHSQGYKLVIFTNESNIDRWKNKRQAAVDSKIGRLNSFIKRVEVPIQVFIACGVASSGGKDDLYRKPKPGMWQLMKKHLNSGIEIDMDESFYVGDAAGRKGDHSDADIKFAQASGLKFYTPEEYFLS
- the LOC108857743 gene encoding protein GRAVITROPIC IN THE LIGHT 1-like, producing METAKPLDVASRKGKLRRALVKVINNKKLTGVPPEVERVKKRQEKVKLDDQDATNLSESFEKLEEEYEKTLSMEALLAKLFATVSSIKSSYAQLQYAQSPYDPAGIQRADRLVVSELKTLSELKQSFLSNQFDTNPHRTLVLAEVQELRSLSKTYEIMGKKMECQSKLKDSEIMFLKEKLQESKNHNKLIEKRLSHQLHLSALSQTHFATYLHHTVKSIRGFVKLMIEQMKFSGWDVHAAAETIQPRVLYHKQDDTCFAFEHFVCRIMFEGFYLPCFTSEPSSPSSRKTSKETFFERFTEIRSMKAKECLASRPKSRFSTFCRAKYLQLVHPKMEEAFFGHLHVRNQVSVGEGEFPETSFCVAFLEMARRVWLLHCLAFSLDVKPSIFQVSKGCRFSEVYMKSVAEESLSESEPRVAFTLFPGFRIGNALVQCEVYLLRSSQRRT
- the LOC108863345 gene encoding LOW QUALITY PROTEIN: peptide-N4-(N-acetyl-beta-glucosaminyl)asparagine amidase A (The sequence of the model RefSeq protein was modified relative to this genomic sequence to represent the inferred CDS: inserted 1 base in 1 codon); translated protein: MSSSLPPLLSFLFFFTAFFLSAAVADHHDKTRSRFKPPLFSSSYPSQNATSPTRYFEVKKPPVPSSPSSQPPCSHQFLHHDFAYTYTKPPXLANYTLPSHCPPPSSRHFSKIILEFRSTSRGRQFDRIFGLWLDGVELLRSCTAEPTQNGIVWSVEKDVTKYHSLLVDDNKTRTLALYLGNIVDKTYTGVYHVDLIFHYHYPPLDSSHHNNNNSPSRADTIIPISRNLPLNDGLWFEISSLSDSKRKEFKIPRNVYRAVLEVYVSFHENDEFWYGNLPNDFITANNLSVSGGNGPFREVVVTLDGRVAGAVWPFPVVFTGGINPLLWRPVTAIGSFDLPSYDIELTPFLGSLLDGEGHEFGFSVTNALNVWFVDANLHLWLDREKEVVEGEVLEVSRSCLEISSVSEFEGLNGKFKTEAKRSISLSGLVKSSRGDIVTTSHQEFRYVNEMVLGKDGSLQIIDQLIEAEDRVHAKRGSRAIYAAKSIKRFPFYLYSDSLEQEDSTSLEVANVTMGFNEERSESDYGMVRTFKSKLENKQEGQGVMVVKNNLVVNGYGGTQQVYNYVGSDQCYSRNISSFNYDILYDEVETVCKKTALKMPEDLTRLETLTALLL